One Edaphobacter flagellatus genomic region harbors:
- a CDS encoding sulfatase family protein, with the protein MPHSQDPADELQASITSRREFLQGSLAVGATLASGALPAIAAPTPGQKRPNLIFFYGEGQRADALSIAGNKILKTPNHDRIGQEGMYFKNAFCTNALCAPARATALTGLYSRTTAAFDNTGLHRPLPEDIPLFTDLLRQAGYEVAIVGKVHVRNGVEDRNWDYYFGHNDPGNDYANPFFKEGRKGKVGEQKQYHGVYPDDITTDRALAWLQEDRGDKPFCLLVWFVAPHEPFFRARRHFDLYRDTVIPKPATFDDDLKGYPGKPKGFVEAENKIGTTTTHVACGSHEGIVKDYYAGLVAVDENIGRILNYLEKKNILDDTAIVHTSDHGYFLGEFRCFDKRLMHEPSLRVPMMVRYPKRIPAGTVREEMVLDTDLAPTFLDLAGVPIPAHMQGKSMLPLAKAADPSFRKEWYYEYFEWPNPEAVRPHRGIRTERYKLIHYVQDNDFELYDLHADPGETNNLHGKPEAATLEKHLLERLDVLQKQVPERKKA; encoded by the coding sequence ATGCCCCATTCCCAGGACCCCGCCGACGAACTACAGGCATCCATCACCAGCCGCAGGGAGTTCCTGCAAGGATCGCTGGCCGTAGGCGCAACGCTCGCCTCCGGCGCACTGCCCGCCATCGCCGCACCCACGCCCGGCCAGAAGCGTCCGAACCTGATCTTCTTCTACGGCGAAGGCCAGCGCGCCGACGCGCTCTCCATCGCTGGCAACAAGATCCTCAAGACGCCGAACCACGACCGCATCGGCCAGGAGGGCATGTACTTCAAGAACGCCTTCTGCACCAACGCGCTCTGCGCCCCCGCACGCGCCACCGCGCTCACCGGACTCTACTCGCGCACCACGGCAGCATTCGATAACACCGGCCTCCACCGACCGCTGCCCGAAGACATTCCCCTCTTCACCGACCTCCTCCGTCAGGCAGGCTACGAAGTCGCCATCGTCGGCAAGGTCCACGTCCGCAACGGCGTCGAAGACCGCAACTGGGACTACTACTTCGGCCACAACGACCCCGGGAACGACTACGCCAATCCCTTCTTCAAGGAAGGGCGCAAGGGCAAGGTCGGCGAGCAGAAGCAATACCACGGTGTCTACCCCGATGACATCACCACCGACCGCGCCCTCGCATGGCTCCAGGAAGACCGCGGCGACAAGCCCTTCTGCCTGCTCGTCTGGTTCGTTGCGCCGCATGAGCCCTTCTTCCGCGCTCGCCGTCACTTCGATCTCTACCGCGACACCGTCATCCCCAAGCCCGCCACCTTCGACGACGACCTCAAAGGCTACCCCGGCAAGCCCAAAGGATTCGTCGAAGCCGAAAACAAGATCGGCACCACCACCACGCACGTGGCCTGCGGCTCCCACGAAGGCATCGTCAAGGACTACTACGCCGGTCTCGTCGCCGTCGACGAAAACATCGGCCGCATCCTCAACTACCTCGAGAAGAAAAATATCCTCGACGACACCGCCATCGTCCACACCTCCGACCACGGCTACTTCCTCGGCGAGTTCCGCTGCTTCGACAAGCGCCTCATGCACGAACCCTCGCTCCGAGTGCCCATGATGGTCCGCTACCCCAAACGCATTCCCGCCGGCACCGTGCGCGAAGAGATGGTGCTCGACACCGACCTCGCCCCCACCTTCCTCGACCTCGCCGGTGTCCCCATCCCCGCGCACATGCAGGGCAAGAGCATGCTGCCGCTGGCCAAAGCCGCCGACCCCAGCTTCCGCAAGGAGTGGTACTACGAGTACTTCGAGTGGCCCAACCCCGAAGCCGTTCGCCCGCACCGCGGCATCCGCACCGAACGCTACAAGCTCATCCACTACGTCCAGGACAACGACTTCGAGCTCTACGACCTGCACGCCGATCCCGGCGAAACCAACAACCTGCACGGCAAGCCCGAGGCAGCCACGCTCGAAAAACATCTGCTCGAACGCCTCGACGTTCTGCAGAAACAGGTGCCCGAAAGAAAGAAGGCCTAG
- the sseA gene encoding 3-mercaptopyruvate sulfurtransferase — protein sequence MNPLVSVSWLAARLRDPNVVVLDATLPPVGVTPVVDTRGRYVERHIPGAVFFDIDALSDHATTLPHMLQADEEFSRNMSVLGVGDGMTVVVYEQEGVFSAPRARWMLKAYGVKEVYLLDGGLKAWVDAGQPVESGEVKRPAASFHAKLDRSRLKDFAEMQKTIAERGQILDARSAGRFAGTAPEPRAGLSSGHMPGATSVPFTELVAEGRLKSSDGLKEVFAAKGVRLDQPLTTTCGSGVTAAVVALGLELAGAEKVRLYDGSWAEYAQRPEAVIEKDSSGS from the coding sequence ATGAATCCTCTGGTCTCTGTCTCGTGGCTTGCTGCGCGTCTTCGCGATCCCAACGTCGTCGTGCTGGATGCGACGCTGCCTCCTGTTGGCGTTACGCCTGTTGTCGATACGCGGGGGCGTTATGTGGAGCGGCATATTCCAGGAGCCGTCTTCTTTGACATCGATGCGCTTTCGGACCACGCAACGACGCTGCCGCACATGCTGCAGGCGGACGAGGAGTTCTCGCGCAACATGTCGGTGCTGGGTGTGGGCGACGGCATGACGGTGGTGGTGTACGAACAGGAGGGCGTCTTCTCGGCTCCGCGTGCGCGGTGGATGCTGAAGGCGTACGGCGTGAAGGAGGTCTACCTGCTGGATGGTGGATTGAAGGCGTGGGTGGATGCGGGGCAGCCGGTGGAGTCGGGTGAGGTGAAGCGTCCGGCGGCGAGCTTCCACGCGAAGCTTGACCGCTCGCGGTTGAAGGACTTTGCCGAGATGCAGAAGACGATTGCGGAGCGTGGGCAGATTCTGGATGCGCGCTCGGCGGGGCGGTTTGCGGGGACGGCTCCGGAGCCGCGGGCGGGGCTGAGCTCGGGGCATATGCCGGGGGCGACTTCGGTGCCGTTTACGGAGCTGGTGGCTGAAGGGCGGCTGAAGTCGTCGGATGGGTTGAAAGAGGTCTTTGCGGCGAAGGGTGTCCGGCTCGATCAGCCGTTGACGACGACGTGCGGATCGGGCGTGACAGCGGCTGTGGTTGCGCTGGGGCTGGAGCTGGCTGGGGCGGAGAAGGTGCGGCTGTACGACGGATCGTGGGCGGAGTATGCGCAGCGACCGGAGGCTGTGATCGAGAAAGATAGTTCGGGATCATAA
- a CDS encoding RidA family protein, with the protein MAKQTRRGLLKNAAQAAIAAGGVLTAQQASAQTGEHALVKKDATGKSQTQFPFTSVVSLGNLLFVSGIGCRVPGTIEESTNWVLDELEKNLAASGSSLEKVLKVNLFMENIKEFDRMNAVYKKRKWGTVFPARNTTQPAALPTGDYGLVIDCIAYV; encoded by the coding sequence ATGGCAAAGCAGACACGCAGAGGCCTCCTCAAGAACGCCGCACAGGCAGCCATCGCAGCAGGCGGAGTGCTAACCGCGCAACAGGCCTCCGCCCAGACCGGCGAGCACGCCCTGGTCAAAAAGGACGCCACCGGTAAGTCGCAGACGCAGTTCCCCTTTACCTCCGTCGTCTCTCTTGGCAACCTGCTCTTCGTCTCCGGCATTGGCTGCCGCGTCCCCGGCACCATCGAAGAGTCGACCAACTGGGTGCTCGACGAGCTCGAAAAAAACCTCGCCGCCTCCGGCTCCTCGCTCGAGAAAGTCCTCAAGGTCAACCTCTTCATGGAGAACATCAAGGAATTCGACCGCATGAACGCCGTCTACAAGAAGCGCAAGTGGGGCACCGTCTTTCCCGCGCGCAACACCACCCAGCCCGCCGCGCTGCCCACAGGAGACTACGGCCTGGTCATCGACTGCATCGCCTACGTCTAG